One window of Clostridia bacterium genomic DNA carries:
- a CDS encoding GTP-binding protein, with protein MAKAKYERTKPHVNIGTIGHVDHGKTTLTAAITTVLSKFGGATATKYDEIDKAPEEK; from the coding sequence ATGGCAAAGGCAAAATACGAAAGGACCAAACCCCATGTAAACATAGGGACAATAGGTCACGTTGACCACGGCAAGACAACACTTACAGCAGCAATAACAACAGTACTTTCAAAGTTCGGCGGTGCAACAGCTACAAAGTATGATGAAATAGACAAGGCACCGGAAGAAAAG